A region from the Branchiostoma floridae strain S238N-H82 chromosome 9, Bfl_VNyyK, whole genome shotgun sequence genome encodes:
- the LOC118423396 gene encoding toll-like receptor Tollo, with amino-acid sequence MFVTKFNPVHVLSVTLLILLSNVTPSQAQTTVTGTLGTVVSSQAATVSNLDLSNRSLSSIPPFNNPSSLQEVDLSNNHISYLNGSAFAQLVNLEDLNLRNNLISTITVDVFSKLSKLRFLDLAENSLTDLPDNLFMHNGNLTELRLGLNNISAIGRKTFTGLSSLQKLFLNNGGLSDIDSLSFAPLVNVEEIYLQDNNIINLPRNAFHGLQNLKIIDLRGNSLLSAECNCDQLGICVGTEVQSFSVTILFTCLNETHEINMTCQAIATSENCAINNNMYILAIVLSIILLILTVLLLVLYRYRTNLQVWFITRYQCCRSGRVEDKPYDVFIYNSSEDQGLVVRELAPGLEKRGFKLCLEYRDFPVGACIASTIIESVEASRRTVLILSQSFVDCEWCALAFKASHQQMLKDKQRRIVVITLDGPKLDNVDKDLQFFLGTNECLKWGEPQFWDKLSFALSGVGRGAMHRNMPSDIDLKHL; translated from the coding sequence ATGTTTGTTACAAAGTTTAATCCTGTTCACGTGCTGTCTGTGACATTACTGATATTACTATCAAACGTTACTCCATCTCAAGCACAAACGACGGTAACCGGGACACTGGGTACAGTTGTGTCAAGCCAAGCAGCCACTGTGTCAAACCTTGACCTGTCCAACCGCAGTCTCAGTTCTATTCCTCCTTTCAACAACCCCAGCAGTCTTCAGGAAGTAGACCTGAGCAACAATCATATCTCGTATCTCAACGGCAGCGCATTTGCACAGTTGGTCAACTTGGAGGATCTCAATCTCAGAAACAATCTCATATCCACGATCACAGTGGATGTTTTCAGTAAGCTGTCAAAGCTACGATTCCTTGATCTGGCTGAGAATTCCCTAACAGATCTACCAGACAACTTGTTTATGCACAACGGGAATCTAACAGAACTCCGTCTGGGTTTAAACAACATCTCTGCCATTGGTAGGAAAACTTTTACGGGTTTGAGCAGCCTTCAGAAATTGTTCCTGAACAACGGTGGTCTTTCTGATATAGATTCATTGAGCTTTGCGCCCCTGGTGAATGTTGAAGAGATCTacctacaagacaacaacatcaTTAACTTGCCCAGGAACGCTTTTCACGGACTTCAGAATTTAAAGATCATAGATTTACGGGGAAATTCCCTTCTGTCTGCAGAATGTAATTGTGACCAGCTAGGCATTTGCGTAGGCACAGAAGTTCAATCTTTTAGCGTTACCATACTGTTTACTTGCCTCAACGAAACACACGAAATCAACATGACCTGCCAGGCCATTGCCACATCGGAAAATTGCgccatcaacaacaacatgtacatcctTGCCATAGTTCTCTCCATAATACTGTTGATACTAACTGTGTTGCTGTTAGTGCTGTACCGGTACCGTACAAACTTACAGGTTTGGTTCATCACGAGATATCAATGTTGTAGATCTGGCCGAGTAGAGGACAAACCGTACGATGTGTTCATATACAACAGCAGCGAAGACCAAGGCCTAGTCGTACGAGAACTCGCTCCAGGATTGGAGAAGCGAGGTTTCAAGCTGTGCCTGGAGTACCGTGATTTTCCGGTAGGAGCGTGCATAGCAAGCACCATCATAGAGTCGGTGGAGGCCAGCAGAAGGACCGTCCTCATCCTCTCGCAGAGTTTTGTGGACTGTGAATGGTGCGCGCTGGCGTTTAAAGCTTCTCATCAACAAATGCTGAAAGACAAGCAAAGAAGGATCGTTGTAATCACACTGGATGGTCCTAAACTAGATAATGTTGATAAAGATCTGCAGTTCTTCTTGGGCACAAATGAGTGTTTGAAGTGGGGAGAACCCCAGTTTTGGGACAAACTGAGTTTTGCCTTAtctggggtggggaggggggcgatgcaCCGGAACATGCCCAGTGACATTGACTTGAAGCACTTGTAA
- the LOC118422466 gene encoding tubulin alpha-1A chain-like, giving the protein MRECISIHVGQAGVQIGNACWELYCLEHGIQPDGQMPSDKTIGGGDDSFNTFFSETGAGKHVPRAVFVDLEPTVIDEVRTGTYRQLFHPEQLITGKEDAANNYARGHYTIGKEIVDLVLDRIRKLADQCTGLQGFLIFHSFGGGTGSGFAALLMERLSVDYGKKSKLEFAIYPAPQVSTAVVEPYNSILTTHTTLEHSDCAFMVDNEAIYDICRRNLDIERPTYTNLNRLIGQIVSSITASLRFDGALNVDLTEFQTNLVPYPRIHFPLATYAPVISAEKAYHEQLSVAEITNACFEPANQMVKCDPRHGKYMACCMLYRGDVVPKDVNAAIATIKTKRTIQFVDWCPTGFKVGINYQPPTVVPGGDLAKVQRAVCMLSNTTAIAEAWARLDHKFDLMYAKRAFVHWYVGEGMEEGEFSEAREDLAALEKDYEEVGVDSVEGEGEEEGEEY; this is encoded by the exons ATG CGTGAGTGTATCTCCATCCATGTCGGCCAAGCCGGTGTCCAGATCGGTAACGCCTGCTGGGAGCTGTACTGCTTGGAGCACGGTATCCAGCCTGATGGCCAGATGCCGAGCGACAAGACCATCGGCGGTGGGGACGACTCCTTCAACACGTTCTTCAGCGAGACCGGCGCCGGCAAGCACGTGCCCCGTGCCGTCTTCGTGGATCTGGAGCCCACCGTGATTG ATGAGGTCCGTACCGGCACCTACCGCCAGCTGTTCCACCCTGAGCAGCTCATCACTGGTAAGGAGGATGCCGCCAACAACTACGCTCGTGGCCACTACACCATCGGCAAGGAGATCGTGGATCTGGTCCTGGACCGCATCCGTAAGCTG GCTGACCAGTGCACAGGTCTACAGGGCTTCCTCATCTTCCACTCCTTCGGCGGCGGCACTGGGTCTGGTTTCGCCGCTCTGCTGATGGAGCGTCTCTCCGTGGACTACGGCAAGAAGTCCAAGCTGGAGTTCGCCATCTACCCCGCCCCACAG GTGTCCACCGCTGTGGTTGAGCCCTACAACTCCATCCTGACCACCCACACCACCCTGGAGCACTCCGACTGCGCCTTCATGGTCGACAACGAGGCCATCTACGACATCTGCCGCCGTAACCTGGACATCGAGCGCCCAACCTACACCAACCTCAACCGTCTGATCGGCCAGATCGTCTCCTCCATCACCGCCTCCCTCCGCTTCGACGGTGCCCTGAACGTGGATCTCACTGAGTTCCAGACCAACTTGGTGCCCTACCCACGTATCCACTTCCCCCTGGCCACCTACGCTCCCGTCATCTCTGCGGAGAAGGCCTACCACGAGCAGCTGTCCGTTGCTGAGATCACCAACGCCTGCTTCGAGCCAGCCAACCAGATGGTGAAGTGCGATCCCCGTCACGGCAAGTACATGGCCTGCTGCATGCTGTACCGTGGAGATGTCGTCCCCAAGGATGTCAACGCCGCCATCGCCACCATCAAGACCAAGCGTACCATCCAGTTCGTCGACTGGTGCCCCACTGGCTTCAAAGTCGGCATCAACTACCAGCCACCCACCGTGGTGCCTGGTGGAGACCTGGCCAAGGTGCAGCGTGCCGTGTGCATGTTGAGCAACACCACCGCCATCGCTGAGGCCTGGGCCCGTCTGGACCACAAGTTCGATCTCATGTACGCCAAGCGTGCCTTCGTCCACTG GTATGTCGGTGAGGGTATGGAGGAGGGAGAGTTCTCCGAGGCCCGTGAGGATCTGGCGGCTCTGGAGAAGGATTACGAGGAGGTCGGAGTCGACTCCgtggagggagagggagaggagGAGGGAGAGGAGTACTAG
- the LOC118422467 gene encoding uncharacterized protein LOC118422467, whose product MRVACLFVLLVPTCVLGQSFLQRALSDLAQGGRKVCPYCPYCVYWSRCGGRCTRPECAACGYRFHCSSTCVTLCLQPETTTPRSTTTATTTPASTTTEPTTPLATTTLNPTTTTQNTTSPASPGPSTFPPSSSPDPSASPSSPPEDSGCEERGGYCEERSYSCPGRYVFHGGLCTDRPGRVCCLPHEDPLCREKGGICRGDARSCPRGYHEGGASCTGPSNKNKRCCLPDPTTPSPTTQMPSTTEPSSTPPPTTTPKATPPPPSKCGKLKMVSRGGWGARPPKKRTSFGSPPSKVVVHHSDGYFRHLFTWSYSSLADYRERVQDIQEGHFDRGFDDIGYNFLIDGFGNVYEGRGWDYSGAHVPCCNSFALGINFLGYFENSTPTAAAREAGENLIACGVEMGKIRQGYDLNCHLDLGAASGDTDCPGAALCRYARRHYSGL is encoded by the exons ATGAGGGTGGCGTGTCTCTTTGTACTTCTCGTCCCAACTTGTGTTCTTGGACAGAGCTTCTTGCAGAGAGCCCTGTCTGATCTAGCTCAAGGCGGGCGGAAGGTGTGTCCTTACTGCCCGTACTGTGTGTATTGGTCGCGGTGCGGCGGTAGGTGCACCCGGCCCGAGTGCGCCGCCTGTGGGTACCGCTTCCACTGTTCTTCCACGTGTGTGACGCTTTGTCTACAGCCCGAAACTACAACACCTCGTTCTACTACTACAGCAACTACAACGCCCGCCTCTACAACCACTGAGCCAACGACACCGCTAGCGACTACAACTCTAAACCCAACAACGACAACCCAAAATACTACATCCCCCGCAAGTCCAGGTCCGTCAACTTTTCCCCCAAGTTCGTCGCCCGATCCGTCGGCTTCTCCGTCATCCCCTCCCGAAGACTCCGGTTGCGAGGAGCGGGGAGGGTACTGCGAAGAGCGTAGCTACTCCTGCCCGGGTCGCTACGTCTTCCACGGCGGGCTTTGCACTGACCGCCCCGGACGGGTCTGTTGCCTGCCTCACGAGGATCCCCTGTGCCGAGAGAAGGGCGGAATCTGTCGGGGCGATGCGCGCTCTTGCCCGAGAGGATACCACGAGGGAGGCGCTAGCTGCACGGGGCCTAGCAACAAAAACAAGCGGTGCTGTCTACCAGACCCCACCACTCCATCTCCTACTACCCAGATGCCTTCTACAACTGAACCGTCTTCAACTCCACCTCCAACCACCACTCCGAAAGCTACGCCACCACCGCCATCAAAATGCGGTAAACTGAAAATGGTCAGTCGGGGAGGGTGGGGTGCTAGACCGCCGAAGAAACGCACGTCGTTCGGTAGTCCTCCGAGTAAGGTTGTCGTTCATCACAGTGACGGTTACTTCAGACACCTGTTTACGTGGAGTTACTCTAGCCTGGCCGACTACAGGGAAAGGGTACAGGATATACAAGAGGGCCACTTTGACAGGGGGTTCGACGACATCGGCTACAACTTCCTCATCGACGGTTTCGGCAACGTGTATGAAGGACGTGGCTGGGACTACAG TGGCGCCCATGTCCCGTGCTGTAACAGTTTCGCCCTCGGTATCAACTTCCTGGGCTACTTCGAGAACTCCACACCCACCGCAGCGGCTCGGGAGGCCGGGGAAAACCTCATCGCCTGCGGGGTAGAGATGGGGAAAATACGGCAAGGCTACGACTTGAACTGTCACCTCGACCTCGGGGCGGCAAGCGGGGATACGGACTGTCCGGGTGCAGCTCTTTGTCGCTACGCTAGGAGGCATTACAGTGGTCTGTAG